A region from the Lycium barbarum isolate Lr01 chromosome 8, ASM1917538v2, whole genome shotgun sequence genome encodes:
- the LOC132604934 gene encoding protein RSI-1-like yields the protein MRLLHIFLALLIMASMSKAQPPVGPTTCPVPKDKCEEACIQRCSAKGHKKRCLFYCNHCCNWCQCVPPGIAGEPRDCCSCYNDWYNRQGEHKCP from the exons ATGAGGCTTCTTCACATTTTTTTGGCTTTGCTCATCATGGCTTCAATGTCAAAAGCTCAGCCCCCTGTTGGTCCAACAACTTGTCCTGTGCCTAAAGATA AATGTGAAGAGGCATGCATTCAGAGATGTTCAGCTAAAGGTCACAAAAAAAGATGTTTGTTTTACTGCAACCATTGTTGTAATTGGTGCCAATGTGTTCCACCAGGAATTGCTGGGGAGCCAAGAGATTGTTGTTCTTGCTACAATGATTGGTACAACCGGCAAGGAGAACACAAGTGTCCATGA